In Pseudorasbora parva isolate DD20220531a chromosome 9, ASM2467924v1, whole genome shotgun sequence, the sequence GTGATGTTAGCCAATCATAACAGTGGCTGTTTGACAAAAAAGGAGCCACACCTTAAAAACTAGTCATTTCAGACAAGAGGGTCAGAATGAGGGttctatataataatatttttaccaCTTATATATTAGTTTTGTGCAACAAAAAAAGAGCTAACATTATAAGTGATTCTCAAGGAACACACTGAAAAACAAAAGCAGTGACAAAAATCCATGTCATaatcatgacccctttaatcgTTTTATTTCTGCGTTTGACacttttttaacataattaaactattaataataacaataaaataattattgtatttatgaaGAGTTTCTTTGttatctaataaaaaaaaaaacatgcagtctcaaatttaatttaatttgttttgggAACCGAAAGTTCCAATATGGGCCGGAAACAGTGCTGATACAGAAATGAGACCAGTCTCCTGTGAGAAGAGAAAACATTCCCAGAGTTCTAAACAAGGCACTTTCTTACCTAACTATTTTCTCatctcacttacacacacacagtcccagGGGCTGCACAGGGTGGAGCGCTCTCTATTTCCAAAGCATTATCTCACCTTCCTCTAGTGcccacacgcacacactttTCACTAAAATTACTATAGAAGGAACCAATTCCTTTGTAATCTCTCACTTTCTTATATTCTTCATACACATAGAAGAGGACTATTAAAGGAGCGAGGACTGAACCAAAACAGCCATATCCGTTTCAAAGCCGGTCTTTCTGGAAAGTACACACACTGTAACCAGACAGGAATACTTGAACTACCACATTATCATAAAATATTCGTAAAATTGAACCGGATGTACAAGAAAAAAGCtctattaaatcattattatttacattaaaaggATGGTGGTCACACATGATTGACACAACTCGCCACATAGCATGTTTGCCAGGGGCGTTTGACGAGAGGAGATCTTGAAGCCTCTTGGTTTTGTGTGTTCACGAATTAGTCTGAATGAacaaaattacagtaaataGGTAGGGTAATTCAGTAGTAAGTAAACAGCTCAGCCACTTAGATATCACTGCTTTATGTCactctaaaaaagaaaaagctgAACATCAGTTCacaaataaatttaaatagcTACTGCCTTCAGTTACTTTTTTGGAATAAATGTAGTGGCAACTTAGAAATAAATAGAACATTAATTACATtgttaatgtaaaaatatttttatgtagTGTAGATAATTTTACCAGGAAAATGTGACAACATTAAGTAACTGGGACATTCATTTACAAttgatttgattaaaaaaaaaaaaactagactGTGCCTCATTTCAGAATACCACTGCAAACAACTGATGTTTGCTTTCAAATGTCATTCGTCATGCAATAGTTTAGTAATGAAAAAGCTTCCGAGTTTATGACAAATATAACCTGTAATGTTTGAACTGGGTTTAAAAGATAATCAAAGAACAGTGGCAATCAATCAATTCCCCACCCATAAAGTAGATCCTAGTGCAACATGATGTTTCTCACGGCACATACGGGTCGAACCAGGAACATCAGCATCTGAGCTCACATTCAGGTCTTTGATTCAATAGAAACATGGATATAGTGTAGGTTAACTGAACCTTTGTTCTCATTTCAACCAATGAACAACCTTACATCCTATTTCACCTGTCATTTAGAGACATGTAACTACATGTGCATGTGATTGCTAATGTTACATAAAGTTACATAGCCTATATTTTTGCACAACTTTAACAAAAATGGATttgtagaaaaaaaacatatataactTACTTTTGTTTTAGTATAACAATTAAATTATGCTAAAAACAAATCATACCATaaattgtataatttttttcttttttttacaaatccaCACACAAACAAAGTAATATTCGTTAATGTCAATATATTAATAGCTAATGCCTTTAAGCATTTTTCTGAAGGGAGATAACGCAATTTGGATCGTATTTGGGGTTCTCAGCATATTTCTAATATAGAATTGATTTCAGTATTTACAAACCCACAAATATGGACAGTTACCTGCTCATTCAACACCCAACCATACAATTAGAGGTTTAAATTATCACCAAAACGTACAGTGTGCAACAAATCTGTATCataacttaaataaaaaaataaactaagtTTTTGCTCTTCTAAAAGTGTAAAACTGACAGTGTTTCCGCGTTGAAAGTGCAGGTGTGGCTAACACGGTTACCATGAAACGGAAGAGGAAAAGACCCAGAAATAAACTAAATGAACACTGATGTCTGAATCAAACCGTCGGTTTCGGGCGGCACTGGACCGGAGGCAATGGCTGGTGTCGGTGTCAATTATTCAGATTCACAGGCTGCGACAAATTCTGGTTGTACTGGGCTGCGGTCATTAGCATTAGCAGTTTGCGCGAGACCAACCGAGAGATAAACTATTAACAAAATCTTTCCCAAAGTATCACTTACCCCAATCACGATACTGTCCTCTCCTTGAAATTTCGCTATGTATTTGTCCCCTCTTGTCACCTCCGAGCTGTTCAACGGCCTAAAACGGCACATGACTTTAATGGTGCACTCCGCCGGGTCCGCCATCTTCCCCCGGTTACCGAATCACGAGAGCCCCGGCcagaacacacgcacacaaacggATGCAGACAAGGACGGAGGGGTGGGGAGTCTAGGGACACCGCCTCGCTCCAAAATTCCGGCCTGGGTTGTTAATTCCTGGCCCGTGTGACTAAACAGAAAGCGCCGCGTTGGAGGATCACCCGGCCTCCGGTTCGGTGACGTCACCGAGCGCCCGTCACCGAGCgcaaacagaaataaaataccAATCATGAGAACTCCTCCTGAGaaccagaaaaaaaagtttgttgatttttttatagGTCATTACAGTGTAATGCAGTGCAGCATGTCCTCTGTTGAGCCATTTATTAAGACAATTAAAATACACgaataggcaaaaacaatgttatttttttattttaagcctAATCAATTTTTTAGGTTTCCATCTGTTTTATCCCACCCTTTTATAGGCCTAAAGGTGGTTCTCAAATGTTATGAAAGATTTTCATTGTACTTCACTGTTGGCaagttggcaaaaaaaaaaaaaaaaaaaaaaaaagttaagaaatTCAAAGTTTAATTCAGTAGATTTAAATATATGAGTTTATACATAATTCAGCAGTTTAATTCTGCCATTTATTTTGTAGGCCTACATGTAGCCTACTTTTTAATGTTCTTAGCTTGAAATGTTTGATAGTACACTCAACTTTAAATGTTCATGTATCTCAATGTGAAAAAATTGTCTAAGTATAAACTAAGCTATTTAAGTTATAACAAGCTAATTAAGAAAATTCTAATTTGCTATAACCTATTAACAATAGCATAGCTCTTGCTTAATGAGTGCAGCAATGCACCACTTGTCACCTGATAACTCTTCAAAAACCCACATTTACAGAAACTCTTCTACATTAGCATAACACAATTATTAAGCATTAATCAAATATCCCcttaacattaatcttgcacaaacaaacaaacaaacaaacaaaaaacattttataacacTTTACATTTAGTCTGGGCTGGGAAATAGAAAACCCAGCCCACTTTTAGTTAAACAAGTTTGTCTAAATTCATATAatttcataaaactcaaaacaatgaaacagttcagtttacttaaaatatatcaaaatatttcaaagaaaaagaaagtgctaaatactcataaaagtcaTTTTGACTTAACTAATTGTTTGTCCTCAAAACACAatacatttacatattcatGTTTGTGGGGCAGTATGTAatggggaaaaaagaagaacatgTAATAATGGGAGTATTAATTGGGAATGTTTTCATAAACATATTTCATAAGAATAttgatatataatttatttccgTATTGTGTCTCCAAAATGCCTGATATGCCAAGTTATAAATCCTGGTGTCCTATACAGAGGTCGTATGAAACTGATGGCCTGTTTGTTTCGTAATAGAACGTCTGAATTTGAAACCACAAAACATTTACCTGAGATATTGATTTCTgacaaacattttgaaaattagTCAGATTTAGATGATAAATATTACAGGGGGTCCTCCTCCTGTTCCTCCAAACATTTGGTATCTCTGAAAAGCACTGCATGTGCTCTTCACAGGTTATCCAGACTTAAAACTGAAATATATGagaaaatataaacataaaaataaatatatatgaaaaatataatgtcctcatatCTATCCCTCATAGGTCTCAGATATATTATGTATAAACTCATATATTCTGCATAAGAAACATAACATCcacaaataaaaacatgataatTTTCTAATTAATTAATAACTTACCATTcatcccacactgtaaaaaattatttagaaaaaaagatacctggttgccttaaaattttgagttcattgaaataaaaaatttgagttaatacaatgaacattttttgagattcgacaacctttattaaaatattattaaataattttgtaagcatattgggtatttgtgtgtgttttatttctgatgacagaacctgtgtgttttatttctgatgaatgaaacatgccaaatagatgatttatcaatttttttatgtggtttagatacaataatattttgagtttctatttattaaacaaatgtctttcattatatcaactcaaatttttaatttcaataaactaaaaaatgcaaccaggttacttacttttttaagttaaaccaacaaaaaccaacaataattttttacagtgcaaacaTGGTTCTCTAAAATGAGTCTTTACCTTTGAATGCCAGTTGAAAATGGCAGTATTATTTTGATAATACATCTGTATTAACACTACTCCaatttaatgatttaaaatgtcaatgttttttgcattatttattagtatttttattaattcattcaaatgttTACTTTTTACAAAAGCTTGATGTCATAAACTCAGAGGCCAAAATAAACGTCATGAGGGCCAtccttttgtatttatttacagcatacagtgACAGTATGAATATTATTTGTCCTATTTGTTACAATGAAGATTATTCATTGTTGTTATTCTTTCACTCTTACATTACATAAATGTGATACCATTTGTCCTTATATTATTGATAGTATCACATGCTGTAGTAGCATATGACTTTGTATCATTTATTTTGATATCACACAGTTTCACTGGTCCATAAACTCTAAACCCAGCATAGAGAGGTTGAGTGAATGTGGTGTGGACTCTGTGAATAAGGGTCATTGTGTCAGAGATGCTGTAGAAGGACAGAGTTCCTGCATTGTGATCCACATACACTCCTATTCTACAGGAGCTGGAGACTACTGGGAGTTCAGTCTCTGTGTTATTGTGACAGAATGAGTATTTGCAGTAACTGGAGGGAAAGCAATTCAAACTCCAAGACCGATCATTATATCCAAATATACATTCCTCCCCCCCGTCCCTTCCTGCTGACACTCTTATATGACACTGATATACACACTCCTCTCCCATTCCACTCAACCTCCCAGTAACAGcgtccacacacactctctctacacAACACCTGAGTCAAACTATCAAATCTGTCTGGATGATCAGGATACCCCTGGTCTGTGTTAGTTTCAGTAATCATTCTGTTCTCCTCAGACAAACATATGTATTTATAGACTGTGTTTGCATCCAGCGTGAACCGACGGAAATCTGAAAGAGATAAAACACATAAACTGTCTATAAATCAGGAAATTATTGACATCAGATGGTAAGAGTTGTCGCACTTGTGTAGTTACTTACATTGTAGAAACTCCTCTCTTGTCTTTGGTTCAGAGTTGGATACAATCTCGATGTATTTTACTAGAAAAAACCAACAGACGAATTCAATGTATTATTAAAGAAAACATTGAAAGAAACAATGCActtatattcatttttatttagatttttctaGTATTTTTCAGAACTTATTTCTGAAAGTAAAAGAACAATCCAGTGCATTACCCATATCAGATATCTTTTCTATCTCCTCTCTGCAGAAATGCTCCAGTTTCTCTCTCAGATGAGACACAGATTTACAGACATCATCAAAAGAGAGACGAGAACTGACAGTGATGCTGAGTGAGTCTGTAGATCCAGGAGGGACAGAGAGAGACTGGAAACTCTACAGAGACACAAAGACAATAGAAACACCAGCTAAAGACAGAAACATTTGATAGAAAACAATCTCTTCACTATAAAGACCACTGTCCTGTGTGCCAGATCTCTGTTACCTGCAGGAAACTGATATGATCGTCTGTGTGTGAAAGCTGCTCCAGCACAGCGTCTCTCTTCTTCAGATCATCAATCTCctgctccagtctcttcaagaGTCCTTCAGCTTGACTCACTGCAGCCTTTTCCTGATCTCTGATCAGCTGTGTCACCTCAGAGCGGCTTCTCTCAATGGAGCGGATCAGCTCAGTAAAGATCCTCTCACTGTCCTTCACTGCTGCCTGTGCAGAGCGCtgttaggacacacacagagagagacgcATTAGAGTCAGTCCATTCACTCAGCTCTTACTGGTCCCTCACACAGCCTGTTCCCCTCAGTGGGCTTCAGTGGGACTGAAAGAGCTCCAGCACTGGCTCCTCACGGACTGATTGAGTCCTGAGTCTGAAACAGCTCTTCAGTTGTTCTTCTGCTCAAAACTCACCTTGTGAGACTCCACAGCCTCTCTCAGCTCCTTAAGCTCCTTCTGTCTCTCCTGGATTCTCTGGCGGAATTTTCTCTGCATTTCCTCCAACTGTATCTGTTGAGAAAGTTTACTGTtatatgtgtgtactgtatTGGGATCCATAACTCTCACATGTATTTTCAGAAAATGTCATATCATGTAAACAATCACTATctttgaaatatttttgtaatatattatacAAATTTATTTTAAGATGATTGAGTAATGGCAGTACCATAATCCACCACCAACTAAATATGAACGTATTGTTTGAAATCTTTCTACAAAGATGATAAACAATAGAAttttgttgggggggggggggggggaagagaTATTTCACATGCATTtgatatttaagcattttctTCAGTTCATACCTGTTTCTCAGTCCTCTCTGCAACAGCTGATACAGTGTCATGATTTTTGTGTTCATCCACCAAACACAGCAAACAAATGCACTTCTGTTCACTACGGCAGTAAATCTCCATCAATTTCTCATGTTGAGGGCAGATCATCTCCTGCAGTCGTCCAGTGGCATCCATCAGATTGTGTCGCTTACCTTTAAAGAGACTCTCATGTTGTTCAAGATGATTTTGACAGTAAGAGTTCAGACACACCAGACAGGACTTGATGGCTTTGTTTTTGTCCCCAGTACAGGCATCACACTTCACATCTCCAGATTCAGAGTAACATTGAGCAGGACGAGCAGCTTGTAGTTTTGTCTTCTTAAGTTTCTCCACCACTTCAGCCAGCATGGTGTTTTTACCTAAAACTGGTCTTGGAGTGAAGGTCTGTCTGCACTGAGGACAGCTGTAGACTCCCTTCTGATCACCCTGATCCCAGCAGCCTGTAATACAGCTCATACAGTAACTGTGTCCACAGGGAATGGTCACTGGATCCTTCAGTAGATCCAGACAGACTGAACAGCTGAACTGATCCTGTGCCAAAGAAACACTGGATTCTGCCATTTTACTGCACAAACATGTAACTCACAGACTCTAGCTTTCAGAAACAGAAACAaaccaacaaacaaacacaaaccaGCTGAATCCCTCACACAGACTGAGCAGGAAGTAGTGATGAGTTTCACTTTCACTGAACTAAAGGTAGGAGTGGctaacagagagagagagagagagagagagagagagagagagagagagagagagagagagagagagagagagagagagagagagagagagagagagagagagagagagagagagagagagagagagagagagagagagagagagagctggtaAGATGTCTCAACAAAGTTTCAATCTAACGATCTGCTGCCTTCTAGTGGACACAAATAATAGACCATCAATAGACCATCAAAACATTCCTTTTGACCTGAGTTGAGCTGGATGATGACAGAGACAACACTGTTGTCTgcagagctgctttatagctGATTTGACTTTATTTCATACACATTTTGCAACATCGACACTgttattgaactgaattgaataaACACTGAACTGACTCAAAGTGAATAACGACAATATTGTCTTCTAGAGCTGCTTAGCATATAGCTGAACTGATCTCATTTCAGAACTTATGAAGTTTACAGTTACAGTACTGAATTTAATCCACACCGAAATGACTTTATGAATAACACTATTCTCTATTTCTCTGTTTatcactgaagctgctttgaaacaatctgtgtAGTATAAatctctgttaaaaaaaaaagttggcttCCCACAATTACTCTAGTCTATAGACCTATCACTTGATCAGATTATCACATGGCAATTGATGCAATTATATTTACtatgcaaacaaacaaacaaacaaacaaacaaacaaacaaacaaacaaacaaacaaacaaacaaacaaaccacaTGATACATTTTAAACTCTTGTTTTGTTACATACACTCTTAAGAAAAATGGTTCTAAACAGTACCAAATTGCGGTTCTTCAACTTGTAACAATAGCAGAACCCTTTCTGTTGCTAAATTTAAACTTTTATAAggttccaaaaaaaaaagaagaaaaaaaagaaaagaagaaaaagccTTGCATCATACTATTGTAGGCCTTTTTCTTATTTTGTGAGTGGCCAATGAGGTTggactatttaaaataaattgaaaatgaTAGGGGATGTTTATTGTTTACCTATTGTGATATGCTCCATTTAGATAATCTGGAAAAATtagaaaaattaaaattgtattaatcCAATCCAGTGTTCCAAAATCAAAATCATTCTGAACCACTTTTTGAAGAACTGAACTTTTTAGTGAATGTATGAACTATGAAGTAATTCCCATCAATAGCACACAGGTGTTCTAGCATAAtaacaacaggtaggctatcATTCATCACATTAACTGTGAACATGTTTTTCCTGAAAATTGTGCTTATGCTTATTTTGGATCTAGGCTACTGTTTTTTTGGAGGGCACATGAGGAGAACACTGCTAATATTACATATTCAGTTTCAATTCTGTACGTTTTCTGTCTATTGCCTCACGGTGGCGTCAGTGTCCTGTCAAAGGTGCCTTCAGGGTCCAAGTAAAGTTCACAGGCATCGGCCTGTCAGGAGCGCGTGGGAGCGCGCTTGTGGGGAAAGTGGGCGCGATCGTGCCGGAGGAGTTCGCTCGCGCCGCGGAACAAGGAACTTCGACGCTAAACTGCCCAGAAAACCAATGAGCCTCCAGTTTAGCCAGTTTCTTTGGCTTTAGCCCACGAACCACCTGGAATATCTCCTCAGGTACGTTCATCTGCCGGTAAGCTGTGAAAATAGGTATAATGATAGGTGTTTCATCTTGTTTTacggattttttttaaacgtgcTAGCAGGTTAGCAGGTAAGTTAGGAGGAATGAGAGCGAACCTGTTTCCTCAGGTCTGTTTAACTCTTCTCTACTGAGTAAACAACATGAATACATACTTTAAAACTGAATTAAATgagaaaaaacaattaaaaaagtttaatttctGAGGTTAGTCTGTCACACAGGTGAGTTTTAAAGTGTCTCCCTCACCTGAGGGAAGGAATTTTACCTGGCCTCAGATTTGCTGTTTAAGAGAGTCACTTTAGCGTCAGTCTGTTTTAAATaacactatatatattttttcactcATGTGGAATTTGCTTCGTCATTTGGATTATATTTGACTGGAAAAGTTGATTGCCTGAAATTTGACATTGATGTGTCATTGTTTGAAGTGTGTATGACAATGCTACATTTATATGTCATACACAGAGGAAAGTGACAAGGGATTTTGATGTCATATATTGGGGAAATGGTTATTGACAACGGCAAACTGTTATACACTAGTTTACACATTCTGCCATGTAGATTCTTAGCACTTAGCTTAACAGGGCCTTTCCCATAAATACCGGATTAAAATCAGTATGACAGCACTTTAAATTGTTGTGATGTTGACAGCAGTATGTAGTGAGAGATTTTGTTAGAGATATGAGGTTTCTGTGTGGGGGCAGAGCTTTTGTCGCATGCTTTGCTCGTACATTGTTTTGTTATACTTTGTGtgcattatttattcaattaagtGAAACATTTGCTTTGTGCTGCTTGTAGGCATTCATTTCTTTCATTCACTGCAGTTTCCAATGACAGCTGTCTCTGTGTTTAATGTTAGAAAAGGCCTTGTAAATTAAACTTTGTTGGTCTTCTAGTCCAACAACATAAAAGAAAGCTTTGGTCTATCTAGGGTTACCAAGGTCATGGAAAAACTTGTAAAGTCATGTAGAAATGAGTTATGCTTGGCTCAAAAAAGATTTAATGTCTAGAAATTGCTTTGTTtgagcattattattattaaataaaaaatatatattaaagtcATGACAATTAATTGTTCAAAAGATGTaggaactttattttttatctctCTTTTCTTTGTCTTTGCACATTCCAACAAAATCCCATTCTCAGACACTTCACCGCAGGATTTAGTTTTCTTGATGTCATCATCACTCATTGGATCAGGTTTGTGTTCAGTAAGGCAGTGTTTAGCTGCTGTGCTCAGCATTCTCTGGTTAAAGGGttagacccacatcaagatgtttggtctggaaactcaccattgacagggctcaatccgacgggcaggataaacggtcgtcgttcaaactccctctgcacggcgtgcacgcaattggatatcgcttcaaccaaccagagcaacgaaggtgaagcagagctcgttgacagattaaactttcgccgtatccggtcggcaaaacttatcttcccttcttaagaatgacttcagtgccgttcttttctcagagaaaagcttaactccaagtcttccagagttgcagtcaaaactgattcgaaagaccgtcattcaccagtttctgtgtttactagtagcacgcaagtgtaactcattatgttaagccccgcccaccgactctatagacgatgtgattggcccgtccagagtttggcgtttacagcgcagaagtgtattgagagttgctagatgacactcgtggcaaattagatttgttgccgctagggtgcgtctagatttctaggctaattaaGTAAACCATGTGACTCCATGTGGTTTAAATTCAAATTTATGAAGctatgtttttgtgtgtgcaaaaaacacattttaccactttattttacaaagtATTGTTCTCTAACGTGTGTTCAGCATAAGCACCATGACACGCTTGTTGTGTTGTCATAAGAGCGTGGGAAccattacatttctataatatTAGAAGTTAAAATAACAACACTgctatttattttcagataTACACTATTGCCAAAAGCATTGcgacacccctccaaataattgaattcaggttttctaatcacttccatggccacaggtgtataaaatcagcACTTAGGCTTGCAGACACTTCTACaaatatttgtgaaagaatgggccGCTcttaggagctcagtgaattcaagagTGGTACTGTTGCCACCGGTGCAATAAGTCAATTTGTGAAATTTTCTCACttttccacggtcaactgtcaGTGGTATTATATCAGCGTGGATGTTGGaataacagcaactcagccacaaagtggtaggccacaaaACCACCGAAcggcacagtgcgcagaagtcgtcAACTTTCTGTTAGCACTGTATATTTCAACGTATTTTCTGCTgtacaagaggcgtgataaaagggcattattcaaataactctgta encodes:
- the ftr16 gene encoding LOW QUALITY PROTEIN: finTRIM family, member 16 (The sequence of the model RefSeq protein was modified relative to this genomic sequence to represent the inferred CDS: deleted 1 base in 1 codon); the encoded protein is MAESSVSLAQDQFSCSVCLDLLKDPVTIPCGHSYCMSCITGCWDQGDQKGVYSCPQCRQTFTPRPVLGKNTMLAEVVEKLKKTKLQAARPAQCYSESGDVKCDACTGDKNKAIKSCLVCLNSYCQNHLEQHESLFKGKRHNLMDATGRLQEMICPQHEKLMEIYCRSEQKCICLLCLVDEHKNHDTVSAVAERTEKQIQLEEMQRKFRQRIQERQKELKELREAVESHKRSAQAAVKDSERIFTELIRSIERSRSEVTQLIRDQEKAAVSQAEGLLKRLEQEIDDLKKRDAVLEQLSHTDDHISFLQSFQSLSVPPGSTDSLSITVSSRLSFDDVCKSVSHLREKLEHFCREEIEKISDMVKYIEIVSNSEPKTREEFLQYFRRFTLDANTVYKYICLSEENRMITETNTDQGYPDHPDRFDSLTQVLCRESVCGRCYWEVEWNGRGVCISVSYKSVSRKGRGEECIFGYNDRSWSLNCFPSSYCKYSFCHNNTETELPVVSSSCRIGVYVDHNAGTLSFYSISDTMTLIHRVHTTFTQPLYAGFRVYGPVKLCDIKINDTKSYATTACDTINNIRTNGITFM